In Curtobacterium sp. L6-1, a genomic segment contains:
- a CDS encoding GntR family transcriptional regulator, with protein MTRTVSGAESTAARLRAAIADGGHAPGTQLSEERLSDELGVSRNTLREAFRLLARDRLVEHVFNRGVFVRRLSADDVADLYAARRVLEQAGLLACTPESPALAAAAGAVVDARAAAVAGDWRAVGTADIRFHTELVRAVPSERLQGLMDSLLAEMRLAFLTTDDPAAFHAGFVDRNEAIVSALRAGDRPAASALLADYLDDAERTLRTTATR; from the coding sequence ATGACCCGAACCGTCAGCGGCGCTGAGTCGACCGCCGCACGGCTGCGCGCCGCCATCGCCGACGGCGGCCACGCGCCGGGGACGCAGCTGTCCGAGGAACGCCTGAGCGACGAGCTCGGCGTCTCGCGGAACACCCTGCGCGAGGCCTTCCGGCTGCTCGCACGGGACCGGCTCGTCGAGCACGTCTTCAACCGCGGGGTCTTCGTCCGGCGGTTGTCGGCGGACGACGTGGCGGACCTGTACGCGGCCCGCCGGGTCCTCGAGCAGGCCGGACTCCTCGCGTGCACGCCGGAGTCCCCCGCCCTGGCAGCTGCTGCCGGCGCGGTCGTGGACGCCCGGGCCGCGGCGGTGGCCGGCGACTGGCGTGCGGTCGGTACGGCCGACATCCGCTTCCACACCGAACTCGTGCGGGCTGTCCCGAGCGAGCGCCTGCAGGGACTCATGGACTCGCTGCTCGCCGAGATGCGGCTGGCGTTCCTCACCACGGACGACCCGGCGGCGTTCCACGCGGGTTTCGTCGACCGGAACGAGGCGATCGTCTCAGCCCTGCGCGCGGGCGACCGGCCCGCCGCATCGGCACTGCTGGCGGACTACCTCGACGACGCGGAACGCACCCTCCGGACGACCGCGACCCGCTGA
- a CDS encoding DUF969 domain-containing protein: MFVLIGVAVVIIGFALRINALLVVTVAGIVTAAIGGIGPVGILTAFGNGFASSRSVTTFALVLPVIGLIERYGLQDQAKRLIAKLDKLTTGRILAGYLAVRQVTAAVGLTSIGGPAQTVRPLVHPMAEGAATKKYGRIDERMREKIKGFSASSDTVGVFFGEDVFVAVGSILLITTFVDTTYGLALEPIDLALWAIPTGIAALLVHGARLLLLDRKLDKMAADVRQTEGVAA, translated from the coding sequence ATGTTCGTCCTCATCGGCGTCGCCGTCGTGATCATCGGCTTCGCGCTGCGCATCAACGCGCTGCTCGTGGTCACCGTGGCGGGCATCGTCACGGCAGCCATCGGCGGGATCGGTCCCGTCGGCATCCTCACCGCGTTCGGCAACGGGTTCGCGTCCAGCCGGAGCGTCACGACCTTCGCGCTCGTGCTGCCGGTCATCGGCCTCATCGAGCGCTACGGGCTCCAGGACCAGGCGAAGCGGCTCATCGCGAAGCTCGACAAGCTCACGACCGGGCGCATCCTCGCCGGCTACCTGGCGGTCCGGCAGGTGACCGCAGCCGTCGGCCTCACGAGCATCGGCGGCCCGGCACAGACCGTCCGCCCGCTCGTCCACCCGATGGCGGAGGGCGCTGCGACCAAGAAGTACGGCCGGATCGACGAACGCATGCGCGAGAAGATCAAGGGCTTCTCGGCCTCGTCCGACACGGTCGGTGTCTTCTTCGGCGAGGACGTCTTCGTCGCCGTCGGGTCGATACTGCTCATCACGACGTTCGTCGACACCACCTACGGGCTGGCCCTCGAGCCGATCGACCTGGCGTTGTGGGCGATCCCCACCGGCATCGCCGCACTCCTCGTGCACGGCGCCCGACTGCTGCTGCTCGACCGGAAGCTCGACAAGATGGCAGCCGACGTCCGCCAGACCGAGGGGGTCGCAGCATGA